From Excalfactoria chinensis isolate bCotChi1 chromosome 4, bCotChi1.hap2, whole genome shotgun sequence, one genomic window encodes:
- the SRD5A3 gene encoding polyprenal reductase — protein MPAVLGAAWALLAAAFLVLLLLHRAQARRPGGGTHIASIFFQDLIRYGKTKRGEQQAAWLRRLQVPKRWFTHFYVVSILWNGFLLIRLFQAEFLGASLPPWIQIFHSAFGRDLQDQNTDSEHFSALLVLLLLWLHSFRRLAECLNTSVFSNGVIHIAQYCFGLGYYVAVGSTVLCQVPADVRNGKGLSVQILWYHIVGIVMYVWASLHQHRCLVILANLRKSKSGEVLSLTHNIPFGDWFERVSCPHYFAELLIYISMAVTFGFHNVTWWFVVMYVFFNQTLAAVLCHEFYQEKFTSYPKHRKAFIPFVF, from the exons ATGCCGGCGGTGTTGGGCGCTGCCTGGGCCTTGCTGGCTGCCGCCTTCTTGGTGCTGTTGCTGCTACACCGGGCCCAGGCGCGACGGCCCGGCGGAGGAACCCACATCGCCTCCATCTTCTTCCAGGACCTCATCCGCTACGGGAAGACCAAGAGAGGCGAGCAGCAGGCTGCCTGGCTGCGCCGCTTGCAGGTGCCCAAGAG GTGGTTTACTCATTTTTATGTCGTTTCTATACTCTGGAATGGCTTTCTGCTGATCAGGCTTTTTCAAGCTGAGTTTCTTGGAGCATCGCTCCCCCCGTGGATTCAGATCTTCCATAGTGCTTTTGGCAGAGATTTGCAGGACCAGAATACGG ACAGTGAACACTTCTCTGCACTCTTGGTTCTCCTGCTCCTATGGCTGCATAGCTTTCGAAGACTTGCAGAATGCCTCAATACCAGCGTGTTTTCCAATGGGGTCATCCACATTGCGCAGTATTGCTTTGGACTTGGTTATTACGTTGCTGTTGGCTCAACTGTGCTATGTCAGGTGCCTGCTGATGTTAGGAATG GAAAAGGACTTTCTGTGCAGATCCTCTGGTATCACATCGTAGGCATTGTGATGTACGTTTGGGCCTCTCTTCACCAGCACAGATGTCTCGTGATTCTAGCTAATCTTAGAAAAAGTAAATCAG GAGAGGTTTTAAGTCTGACCCACAATATACCTTTTGGAGACTGGTTTGAAAGAGTTTCTTGCCCTCATTATTTTGCAGAACTCCTTATCTATATATCTATGGCCGTCACGTTTGGATTTCACAACGTGACCTGGTGGTTTGTAGTGATGTATGTCTTTTTTAACCAGACACTGGCTGCTGTTTTGTGTCATGAGTTCTATCAGGAAAAATTTACCTCCTACCCAAAGCATCGAAAAGCATTCATACCATTTGTGTTTTAG
- the TMEM165 gene encoding putative divalent cation/proton antiporter TMEM165 — MGSPPLSPPERGRRGPAPLPGAALLALLVLLAAPAGLRAAPEEEPGRNKVPAAAPQGAGQGAEPRAEKGPSPVAPVHLVNEESTDKTNLGFIHAFVAAISVIIVSELGDKTFFIAAIMAMRYNRLTVLAGAMLALGLMTCLSVLFGYATTVIPRVYTYYVSTALFAIFGIRMLREGLKMSPDEGQEELEEVQAEIKKKDEELQRTKLLNGPGDVETGSTATIPQKKWLHFISPIFVQAFTLTFLAEWGDRSQLTTIVLAAREDPYGVAVGGTVGHCLCTGLAVIGGRMIAQKISVRTVTIIGGIVFLAFAFSALFISPDSGF; from the exons ATGGGCTCCCCGCCGCTCTCCCCGCCGGAGCGCGGccgccgcggcccggccccgctgcccgGGGCCGCCTTGCTGGCGCTGCTCGTGCTGCTGGCGGCGCCGGCCGGGCTGCGCGCCGCTCCGGAGGAAGAGCCCGGCAGGAACAAGGTGCCGGCGGCCGCGCCGCAGGGAGCGGGGCAGGGAGCCGAGCCGAGGGCCGAG AAGGGACCCTCGCCAGTTGCTCCAGTTCATCTTGTCAATGAAGAGTCAACTGACAAGACTAATTTGGGCTTTATTCATGCATTTGTGGCTGCTATATCGGTCATCATTGTATCAGAACTTGGAGATAAGACCTTCTTCATTGCAGCCATCATGGCAATGCGATACAACCGTTTGACTGTACTGGCTGGTGCTATGCTTGCCTTAGGACTGATGACGTGCTTATCAG ttttgtttggcTATGCCACAACAGTTATTCCTCGTGTGTATACGTACTATGTGTCAACTGCTCTGTTTGCCATTTTTGGCATCAGAATGCTTCGAGAAGGCTTGAAAATGAGTCCAGATGAGGGCCAGGAAGAGCTGGAGGAAGTTCAggcagaaattaagaaaaaagatgaagaa CTTCAGAGGACTAAATTGTTAAATGGGCCAGGTGATGTGGAAACGGGATCAACTGCCACTATACCTCAGAAGAAATGgctccattttatttctcccaTCTTTGTACAAGCATTTACTTTAACGTTTTTAGCAGAGTGGGGTGATCGTTCCCAGTTAACAACCATCGTCTTGGCAGCCAGAGAG GATCCTTACGGTGTGGCAGTAGGAGGAACGGTGGGACATTGTCTATGCACTGGTTTAGCAGTTATTGGAGGGAGAATGATAGCACAAAAGATTTCTGTTAGGACTG tgacAATCATAGGAGGTATCGTCTTCTTAGCTTTTGCATTTTCCGCACTATTTATAAGTCCAGACTCtggtttttaa